The following are from one region of the Fundidesulfovibrio soli genome:
- a CDS encoding glycosyltransferase: MAYPKRLVLLLQDLLFGGTQRHALELARRIDRTRFAPEFWMMSAGRDFEAQAREADIKLAWIDDKRSIGAGTIYKLHQHLKRNKPDILMPLTAVPNIWGRLLGRLSGLPLVLGTCRGGGNIARQHERFLARFAHHHITNTQALKNALLALGRSDEQVTVIQNGVDTDFFSPDPDGFAPVRKVVLCVARFVEDKDHLTLLSAFDQAWKAVPEAELWLVGDGPLKGRVEHAARKLSCARNIRVYPGGPDLRPFYRQATILALSSLREGLPNVVLEGMATGLPVVATGVGGIPEVVEQGRTGLLSPARDAEALGANLAALLADEERRASMGAQARAVALETYSMEAMVRRHEDLLARLAE, translated from the coding sequence ATGGCCTACCCCAAACGCCTCGTCCTCCTCCTGCAGGATCTGCTCTTTGGCGGCACGCAGCGCCACGCCCTGGAGCTGGCCCGCCGCATAGACCGCACCCGCTTCGCCCCCGAGTTCTGGATGATGAGCGCGGGGCGCGATTTCGAGGCCCAGGCCCGCGAGGCCGACATCAAACTGGCCTGGATTGACGATAAGCGTTCGATAGGCGCAGGAACGATTTACAAGCTGCATCAGCATCTTAAGCGCAACAAGCCGGACATCCTCATGCCGCTCACCGCCGTGCCCAACATCTGGGGCCGGCTGCTGGGCAGGCTCTCCGGCCTGCCCCTTGTGCTGGGCACCTGCCGGGGCGGGGGCAACATCGCCCGGCAGCACGAGCGTTTTTTGGCCCGGTTCGCCCACCATCACATCACCAACACGCAGGCCCTCAAGAACGCCCTGCTGGCCCTGGGCCGCAGCGACGAGCAGGTGACCGTGATCCAGAACGGGGTGGACACCGACTTCTTCAGCCCCGACCCCGACGGCTTCGCCCCGGTGCGCAAGGTGGTGCTCTGCGTGGCGCGCTTCGTGGAGGACAAGGATCATCTGACCCTGCTTAGCGCCTTCGACCAGGCCTGGAAGGCCGTGCCCGAGGCCGAGCTGTGGCTGGTGGGGGACGGGCCGCTCAAGGGGCGCGTGGAGCACGCGGCGCGCAAGCTGTCCTGCGCGCGCAACATCCGCGTGTATCCGGGCGGGCCGGATCTGCGTCCTTTCTATCGGCAGGCCACGATTCTGGCCTTGTCCTCCCTGCGGGAGGGGCTGCCCAACGTGGTGCTGGAGGGCATGGCCACGGGCCTGCCCGTGGTTGCCACGGGCGTGGGCGGCATCCCCGAGGTGGTGGAGCAGGGCCGCACAGGCCTGCTCAGCCCCGCGCGCGACGCCGAGGCTTTGGGAGCAAATCTTGCGGCCCTGCTGGCCGACGAGGAGCGGCGCGCTTCCATGGGCGCGCAGGCCCGGGCTGTGGCCCTGGAGACCTACTCCATGGAAGCCATGGTCAGGCGGCACGAAGATCTGCTTGCACGCCTCGCCGAATGA